In Bacteroides coprosuis DSM 18011, the following are encoded in one genomic region:
- a CDS encoding Fe-S metabolism associated SufE (COGs: COG2166 SufE protein probably involved in Fe-S center assembly~InterPro IPR003808~KEGG: bfs:BF4142 putative SufE Fe/S-cluster-related protein~PFAM: Fe-S metabolism associated SufE~SPTR: Putative uncharacterized protein;~IMG reference gene:2504106150~PFAM: Fe-S metabolism associated domain), with protein sequence MTINELQEEVIEEFNSFDDWMDRYQLLIDLGNEQEELDPKYKTEQNLIEGCQSRVWLQADLVNGKIIFKAESDALIVKGIIALLIRVLSNHTPDEILSSDLHFIETIGLREHLSPTRSNGLLSMVKQMRIYALAYKAKQEAK encoded by the coding sequence ATGACAATAAACGAGTTACAAGAAGAGGTTATTGAGGAATTTAATAGCTTTGACGATTGGATGGACCGCTACCAACTTTTAATCGACCTTGGTAACGAACAAGAAGAATTAGACCCAAAGTACAAGACAGAGCAAAATCTTATTGAAGGATGTCAAAGTAGAGTTTGGCTACAAGCAGATTTAGTAAATGGAAAAATCATTTTCAAAGCCGAAAGTGATGCCCTTATTGTTAAAGGGATCATTGCTTTACTAATCAGAGTACTATCAAACCATACTCCAGATGAGATTCTTAGTTCTGATTTACATTTTATTGAAACAATCGGATTAAGAGAACACCTTTCTCCAACAAGAAGTAATGGCTTGTTATCAATGGTAAAGCAAATGAGAATATATGCACTTGCTTATAAAGCTAAACAAGAAGCAAAATAA
- a CDS encoding calcium-translocating P-type ATPase, PMCA-type (COGs: COG0474 Cation transport ATPase~InterProIPR004014:IPR008250:IPR005834:IPR006068:IPR 006408:IPR001757~KEGG: bvu:BVU_1302 putative transmembrane calcium-transporting ATPase~PFAM: ATPase, P-type, ATPase-associated domain; ATPase, P-type cation-transporter, N-terminal; Haloacid dehalogenase-like hydrolase; ATPase, P-type cation-transporter, C-terminal~PRIAM: Calcium-transporting ATPase~SMART: ATPase, P-type cation-transporter, N-terminal~SPTR: Calcium-translocating P-type ATPase, PMCA-type;~TIGRFAM: ATPase, P-type, calcium-transporting, PMCA-type; ATPase, P-type, K/Mg/Cd/Cu/Zn/Na/Ca/Na/H-transporter~IMG reference gene:2504106146~PFAM: E1-E2 ATPase; Cation transporting ATPase, C-terminus; Cation transporter/ATPase, N-terminus; haloacid dehalogenase-like hydrolase~TIGRFAM: plasma-membrane calcium-translocating P-type ATPase; ATPase, P-type (transporting), HAD superfamily, subfamily IC), with the protein MERADTLLKNGLTSKEVEESRSKYGLNQLTPVKKVSLWQLYLDKFKDPIIQILLVAACFSLIISYIHSDYIETFGIFMAIILATTIGFYFEYDANKKFDLLNAVSDDVTVKVLRDGKVQLVGRKEIVIGDVVVLEQGEEVPADGTLLEAVSLQINESSLTGEPVIDKFTDKALFDEEATYPSNRVLRGTMVLDGHGIFVVDKIGDDTEIGRVAKLTNVDSEVTTPLKQQLTKLAKFIGKIGFTIAGLVFVVFTARDLYFFFQVEALDSWPQFLKVAEIVLKYFMVSVTLLVVAVPEGLPMSVTLSLALNMKRMLRTNNLVRKMHASETMGAITTICTDKTGTLTQNKMTVASVHKCSLPSGDGLLSENMALNSTAYLSEENGKVEGIGNPTEIALLNWLYKENIDYKELRESVEIIDQLPFSTERKFMATFVKSRVLNKKVLYIKGAPEVVLRHCAIDYAEKAQIEQTLVSLQSKAMRTLAFAYIVLDGDVAIDLKDISLYKELELIGYVGITDPIREEVPAAVASCLSAGINIKIVTGDTLVTAREIARQIGLWKEDTPMEASITGPEFEQLTDDEARERAPKLLIMSRARPTDKQRLVKLLQDKKEVVAVTGDGTNDAPALNFAQVGLSMGSGTAVAKEASDITLLDDSFNSISTAVMWGRSLYQNIQRFIVFQLTINLLALLLVLLGGITGAELPLTITQMLWVNLIMDTFAALALASIPPSIDVMKDKPRKSTDFIITRTMGRTILSIGMIFLAILLGMLYYFKGLPEGLTTYHLTYFFTFFVFLQFWNLFNMRVFGTNHSTFYGLFSSKAFWLVSILIFVGQLIIVEYGGAVFRCEPLTFSSWMEIIGLTSLTLWIGEGIRMIKRLKTR; encoded by the coding sequence ATGGAAAGAGCTGACACACTGCTTAAAAATGGTCTAACTTCTAAAGAGGTAGAAGAGAGTAGATCCAAGTATGGATTAAATCAACTAACTCCAGTTAAAAAAGTCTCGTTATGGCAGCTCTATTTGGATAAATTTAAAGATCCAATCATCCAAATTCTACTAGTTGCAGCCTGTTTTTCTTTGATCATTTCGTATATCCATAGTGATTATATTGAAACATTTGGGATTTTTATGGCTATTATCTTAGCCACAACTATCGGTTTCTATTTTGAATACGATGCCAATAAAAAGTTCGATTTACTAAATGCTGTTAGTGATGATGTGACTGTTAAGGTTCTTCGTGATGGCAAGGTGCAGCTTGTAGGACGAAAAGAAATCGTTATTGGAGATGTTGTTGTTCTTGAACAAGGTGAAGAGGTTCCTGCTGATGGCACTCTACTAGAAGCTGTATCTCTTCAAATAAATGAGTCATCTCTAACGGGTGAGCCAGTCATAGATAAATTTACTGATAAAGCTTTATTTGATGAAGAAGCGACCTATCCTTCTAATCGTGTATTGCGAGGAACAATGGTTTTAGATGGTCATGGAATCTTTGTAGTTGATAAAATAGGTGATGATACAGAAATTGGAAGAGTAGCAAAACTGACTAATGTTGATAGTGAAGTTACTACGCCTTTAAAACAGCAACTTACTAAATTGGCAAAGTTTATTGGAAAGATAGGTTTTACAATAGCAGGTTTAGTTTTTGTTGTTTTTACAGCTCGAGATCTTTATTTCTTTTTTCAAGTAGAAGCACTTGATAGCTGGCCTCAATTTTTAAAAGTTGCCGAAATTGTCTTGAAGTATTTTATGGTGTCTGTTACACTACTAGTTGTTGCTGTGCCAGAAGGCTTACCAATGAGTGTTACTCTTAGTTTAGCTTTGAATATGAAGCGTATGCTTCGCACAAATAATTTAGTTCGTAAAATGCATGCTTCTGAAACAATGGGAGCGATTACGACTATTTGTACAGATAAAACGGGTACACTTACACAGAATAAAATGACTGTAGCATCTGTTCATAAGTGTTCATTACCTAGTGGAGATGGTCTTCTTTCTGAAAACATGGCTTTAAACTCAACAGCCTATCTATCTGAAGAAAATGGCAAAGTAGAGGGAATTGGTAACCCTACAGAAATAGCACTTTTAAATTGGTTATACAAAGAGAATATTGATTATAAAGAACTACGTGAGTCTGTGGAAATAATCGACCAATTGCCCTTCTCTACGGAGAGAAAATTTATGGCTACTTTTGTTAAATCTAGAGTACTTAATAAAAAAGTTCTATACATAAAGGGAGCTCCTGAAGTCGTATTAAGACATTGTGCTATTGATTATGCAGAAAAGGCTCAGATAGAACAGACATTGGTCTCATTACAATCTAAAGCTATGCGTACACTTGCTTTCGCTTATATAGTATTAGACGGCGATGTAGCTATAGATCTAAAAGATATATCACTTTATAAAGAATTGGAATTAATAGGTTATGTAGGTATAACAGACCCTATTAGAGAAGAAGTACCTGCAGCTGTAGCATCATGCCTTTCTGCGGGAATTAATATTAAAATAGTAACTGGAGATACACTTGTTACAGCTCGCGAAATAGCTCGTCAAATAGGACTTTGGAAAGAAGATACTCCTATGGAAGCGAGTATTACTGGTCCAGAATTTGAACAATTAACAGACGATGAAGCGAGAGAGCGTGCACCAAAACTCTTGATTATGTCTAGAGCACGACCAACAGATAAACAGCGTTTGGTTAAATTATTGCAAGATAAAAAAGAAGTTGTGGCTGTTACAGGTGATGGAACTAATGATGCTCCTGCTTTAAACTTTGCGCAAGTAGGTCTGTCTATGGGATCGGGTACAGCCGTTGCCAAGGAAGCTAGTGATATAACATTACTAGATGATTCCTTTAATAGTATCAGTACTGCTGTTATGTGGGGACGCTCACTTTATCAAAATATTCAAAGATTTATCGTCTTTCAATTAACAATCAATTTATTAGCATTATTATTAGTATTGTTAGGGGGTATTACCGGAGCAGAACTTCCATTAACTATAACTCAAATGTTATGGGTAAATCTTATTATGGATACTTTTGCAGCATTAGCTCTAGCTTCTATACCTCCAAGTATAGATGTAATGAAAGATAAGCCTCGCAAATCTACCGATTTTATTATAACTAGAACAATGGGGCGTACTATTCTTAGTATAGGCATGATCTTCTTAGCTATATTACTAGGGATGCTGTATTATTTTAAAGGATTACCAGAAGGATTAACTACTTATCATTTGACATATTTCTTTACATTCTTTGTGTTCTTACAGTTTTGGAACTTATTCAACATGAGAGTTTTCGGTACTAATCATTCTACTTTTTATGGATTGTTTAGTTCAAAAGCCTTTTGGTTAGTTTCAATCTTGATCTTTGTAGGTCAATTAATTATTGTGGAATATGGAGGAGCTGTTTTCCGCTGTGAACCATTGACTTTTTCGTCGTGGATGGAAATAATAGGATTAACATCTCTGACTCTTTGGATTGGAGAGGGTATTCGAATGATTAAGAGACTTAAAACTAGATAA
- a CDS encoding riboflavin biosynthesis protein RibF (COGs: COG0196 FAD synthase~InterPro IPR015865:IPR015864:IPR002606~KEGG: bfs:BF4147 putative riboflavin biosynthesis protein RibF~PFAM: Riboflavin kinase; FAD synthetase~PRIAM: FAD synthetase., Riboflavin kinase~SMART: Riboflavin kinase~SPTR: Riboflavin biosynthesis protein RibF;~TIGRFAM: Riboflavin kinase/FAD synthetase~IMG reference gene:2504106148~PFAM: Riboflavin kinase; FAD synthetase~TIGRFAM: riboflavin kinase/FMN adenylyltransferase), with translation MQIIDKKSNTIPSPCVASIGFFDGVHKGHYYLIKQVLAEANRRDLKSALLTFPIHPAKVMRPDTVMEHLTIRDEKLELLAKTSVDYCFLIDFTKELSQLTAREFMQFILKDKYNVKVLVIGYDHRFGHNREEGFEDYCRYGKELGIEVIQAKAFYDDSVDVSSSYIRKAIDAGDVLLAEQYLGYPYFLEGKVIQGKQLGRTIGFPTANVNVSSPDKLIPKDGVYAVKVLVEDNQEEYWGMLNIGHRPTVDDGPNRSIEVNILDFNKDIYNKSIRLLFKHRLRDEVKFSSIDKLVEQLHRDEESVRKLIK, from the coding sequence ATGCAGATTATAGACAAAAAATCAAATACAATTCCAAGTCCATGTGTAGCTAGTATAGGCTTTTTTGATGGAGTACATAAAGGGCATTACTATCTGATAAAACAAGTGTTAGCTGAAGCTAATCGAAGGGATTTAAAATCAGCTTTGCTTACTTTCCCTATTCACCCAGCTAAGGTTATGCGTCCGGATACAGTGATGGAGCACTTAACTATCCGTGATGAAAAGTTGGAGTTGTTAGCTAAAACGAGTGTGGATTATTGCTTTTTAATCGATTTTACGAAGGAGCTTTCTCAACTTACAGCAAGAGAATTTATGCAGTTTATTTTAAAAGATAAATATAACGTAAAGGTACTTGTTATAGGTTATGACCATCGTTTTGGACATAATAGAGAAGAAGGATTTGAAGATTATTGTCGGTATGGTAAAGAGTTGGGGATTGAAGTAATACAAGCTAAAGCTTTTTATGATGACTCAGTAGATGTCAGTTCATCTTACATTCGTAAGGCTATAGATGCTGGGGATGTTTTATTAGCAGAACAGTATTTAGGATATCCTTATTTTTTAGAAGGAAAAGTGATACAAGGGAAGCAGTTGGGTAGGACTATTGGTTTTCCCACAGCGAATGTCAATGTATCTAGTCCAGATAAACTGATACCTAAAGATGGTGTATATGCCGTGAAAGTTCTTGTAGAAGACAATCAAGAAGAATATTGGGGTATGCTAAATATTGGACATCGTCCAACGGTAGATGATGGTCCGAATCGAAGTATAGAAGTGAATATTTTAGATTTTAACAAGGATATCTATAATAAAAGTATCCGTCTTTTGTTTAAACATAGGCTACGTGATGAAGTAAAGTTCTCTTCTATAGATAAATTGGTTGAACAACTGCATCGAGATGAGGAGTCCGTTAGAAAATTGATAAAGTAA
- a CDS encoding peptidase M28 (COGs: COG2234 aminopeptidase~InterPro IPR007484~KEGG: bfs:BF4141 hypothetical protein~PFAM: Peptidase M28~SPTR: Leucine aminopeptidase;~IMG reference gene:2504106151~PFAM: Peptidase family M28) yields MNKLGLSLVTILLPIALVACGSSSKKSNNTEEQTTTERKVDVPLFNADSAYNYIQKQVDFGPRVPNSKGHKECADFLEAKLAEFGAKTYRQNFDAIAYDGTILQASNIIGAYKPESKKRVALFAHWDTRPWADNDPDKANHHTPILGANDGASGVGVLLEIARQIQKKEPSIGIDIIFFDAEDYGAPQFYKGIHKEEHWCLGSQYWSRVPHVENYFARFGILLDMVGAKNATFYKERISTSYANNIVKKVWSKARELGYSNYFINKDGWEIIDDHLFINKLTNIKTIDIIPYYPNNEKSSFGNTWHTIKDNMDDIDTTTLNAVGQTVLAVIYNEQ; encoded by the coding sequence ATGAATAAATTAGGATTGTCTTTGGTTACAATACTATTACCTATAGCCTTAGTAGCTTGTGGAAGCAGTAGTAAAAAATCAAATAATACAGAAGAACAGACTACTACAGAACGAAAGGTAGATGTTCCTTTGTTCAACGCCGATAGTGCCTACAACTATATTCAAAAGCAAGTCGATTTTGGGCCACGTGTGCCTAACAGTAAAGGACATAAAGAGTGTGCCGACTTTTTAGAAGCCAAACTAGCTGAGTTTGGTGCAAAGACTTATAGACAAAACTTTGATGCAATAGCCTATGATGGAACTATTCTTCAAGCAAGTAATATTATTGGAGCCTATAAGCCTGAATCAAAAAAAAGAGTTGCACTATTTGCTCATTGGGATACTAGACCATGGGCTGATAATGATCCTGATAAAGCAAATCATCATACCCCTATTCTGGGAGCCAATGATGGTGCTAGTGGTGTAGGTGTTTTACTAGAAATAGCAAGACAAATACAAAAAAAAGAACCCTCTATAGGTATAGATATTATCTTTTTTGATGCAGAAGATTATGGTGCACCACAATTTTACAAAGGAATACACAAAGAAGAACACTGGTGTTTGGGCTCTCAATACTGGAGTAGAGTACCACACGTAGAAAACTACTTTGCTCGATTTGGAATTTTATTGGATATGGTTGGAGCAAAAAATGCAACATTCTATAAAGAACGTATATCCACTTCTTATGCAAATAATATTGTAAAAAAAGTATGGAGTAAAGCTAGAGAATTAGGATATAGCAATTACTTTATCAATAAAGATGGCTGGGAAATTATAGATGACCATTTATTTATTAATAAGCTAACCAATATCAAAACAATAGATATTATACCCTATTATCCCAATAATGAAAAGTCGAGTTTTGGAAATACTTGGCATACTATAAAAGATAATATGGATGATATAGATACAACAACGTTAAATGCTGTCGGACAAACCGTACTAGCAGTAATATATAATGAACAATAA
- a CDS encoding Rubredoxin-type Fe(Cys)4 protein (COGs: COG1773 Rubredoxin~InterPro IPR004039~KEGG: bth:BT_2539 rubredoxin~PFAM: Rubredoxin-type Fe(Cys)4 protein~SPTR: Rubredoxin;~IMG reference gene:2504106145~PFAM: Rubredoxin), protein MKKYICVVCEYVYDPELGDPDSGIDPGTAFEDIPNDWVCPLCGVGKEDFEPYEG, encoded by the coding sequence ATGAAAAAGTACATTTGCGTAGTATGTGAGTATGTTTATGACCCAGAACTAGGTGATCCAGATTCAGGTATTGATCCAGGTACCGCTTTTGAAGATATTCCAAACGATTGGGTTTGTCCACTATGTGGAGTAGGAAAAGAAGATTTTGAACCTTATGAAGGTTAA
- a CDS encoding peptidase U61 LD-carboxypeptidase A (COGs: COG1619 conserved hypothetical protein~InterPro IPR003507~KEGG: bth:BT_2549 putative carboxypeptidase~PFAM: Peptidase S66, LD-carboxypeptidase A~SPTR: Putative muramoyltetrapeptide carboxypeptidase;~manually curated~IMG reference gene:2504106152~PFAM: LD-carboxypeptidase) — protein MNSLQLPPSLQENDKVLIISPSGKIDKRLLKGIKERLTSWGLQPLQGKHAAAKSGSFAGTIKQRLADLQYGLDRSDIKAIFCSRGGYGAIQLLEKLNLSLFRKNPKWLVGYSDITALHSLLQKEGFASLHAPMARHFTFEPKDDLAITFIKQILTGENMHYIIKGHKYNNKGRIQGVLRGGNLAVLQGLRNTPYEYDSKGTILYVEDVNETPNEVQRMFYNLKYSGVLDKLSGLILGQFTETFNNKNITEEVYKSIYPLLKSYKYPMLFNFPIGHVPKNYPLINGSLAELIVNRSTAELKFG, from the coding sequence ATGAACAGTCTTCAACTACCTCCATCACTCCAGGAGAATGATAAGGTTTTAATTATTTCTCCTTCTGGAAAGATTGATAAACGCTTATTAAAAGGTATAAAAGAAAGATTAACAAGCTGGGGATTACAGCCATTACAAGGTAAACATGCTGCAGCTAAGTCGGGTTCTTTTGCAGGTACAATTAAACAAAGGTTAGCAGACTTACAATATGGTCTTGACCGCAGTGATATTAAAGCCATATTTTGTAGTAGAGGTGGTTATGGTGCTATACAGCTCTTAGAAAAACTAAACCTCAGTCTTTTCAGAAAAAATCCCAAATGGCTAGTAGGATATAGTGATATAACAGCCTTACACTCCTTACTACAAAAAGAAGGCTTTGCATCATTACATGCACCAATGGCTAGACACTTTACTTTTGAGCCTAAAGATGATTTAGCCATCACTTTTATCAAGCAGATCCTAACCGGAGAAAATATGCACTACATTATCAAAGGGCATAAGTACAATAATAAAGGTAGAATACAAGGTGTTTTAAGAGGCGGCAACTTAGCTGTTTTACAAGGTCTAAGAAATACTCCTTACGAGTACGATTCCAAAGGAACTATACTATATGTTGAGGATGTTAACGAAACTCCTAACGAAGTACAGAGAATGTTTTATAACTTAAAATATAGTGGAGTCCTTGACAAGCTTTCAGGATTAATTTTAGGTCAATTTACAGAAACCTTCAACAACAAAAATATCACTGAAGAGGTATATAAAAGCATATACCCCCTTTTAAAATCGTATAAATATCCTATGCTATTTAACTTCCCTATAGGTCATGTACCCAAAAATTATCCATTAATAAATGGTTCTTTAGCTGAATTAATAGTGAATAGAAGCACTGCCGAACTAAAATTTGGATAA
- a CDS encoding HAD-superfamily hydrolase, subfamily IA, variant 3 (COGs: COG1011 hydrolase (HAD superfamily)~InterPro IPR005834:IPR006402~KEGG: bfs:BF4148 putative haloacid dehalogenase-type hydrolase~PFAM: Haloacid dehalogenase-like hydrolase~SPTR: Putative haloacid dehalogenase-type hydrolase;~TIGRFAM: HAD-superfamily hydrolase, subfamily IA, variant 3~IMG reference gene:2504106147~PFAM: haloacid dehalogenase-like hydrolase~TIGRFAM: haloacid dehalogenase superfamily, subfamily IA, variant 3 with third motif having DD or ED), protein MMKTEERIRNIVFDLGGVLIDIDPERCVHRFEELGVKEAAKFMAAEDFKVIFQRFERGDIDANEFRSFIRSKNEVLKDVSDEDIDYAWNGMLIGIPRYKLDLLLELRSHYVVFLLSNTNSIHWQWALDNPFQYRGFRAEDFFEQEYLSFRLRTCKPEITIFERVLENANIEPHETLFIDDRPENTKAAETLGIKTYTPKANEDWSFLFDNE, encoded by the coding sequence ATGATGAAAACAGAAGAGAGGATACGTAATATTGTTTTTGATTTAGGTGGAGTCTTAATAGATATAGATCCAGAAAGATGTGTCCATCGTTTTGAAGAGCTAGGCGTAAAAGAGGCTGCTAAATTTATGGCAGCTGAAGATTTTAAAGTCATATTTCAACGTTTTGAGCGAGGAGATATTGATGCCAATGAGTTTAGAAGCTTTATACGGTCTAAAAATGAGGTTCTAAAAGATGTTTCTGATGAAGATATTGATTATGCATGGAATGGGATGCTTATTGGTATACCTCGATATAAACTCGATTTATTGTTAGAGTTACGATCTCACTATGTTGTATTTTTACTAAGTAATACCAATAGTATTCATTGGCAGTGGGCACTAGATAATCCTTTTCAATATAGAGGATTCAGAGCTGAAGATTTTTTTGAACAGGAATACCTTTCGTTTCGTTTAAGAACATGTAAACCAGAAATCACTATCTTTGAGCGTGTTTTAGAAAATGCCAATATTGAGCCTCATGAGACACTCTTTATTGATGATCGTCCAGAAAACACAAAAGCAGCAGAAACTTTAGGTATAAAAACATATACCCCAAAAGCCAATGAAGATTGGAGCTTTTTGTTTGACAATGAATAA
- a CDS encoding Abortive infection protein (InterPro IPR003675~KEGG: bfs:BF4145 CAAX amino terminal protease family~PFAM: Abortive infection protein~SPTR: Putative uncharacterized protein;~IMG reference gene:2504106149~PFAM: CAAX amino terminal protease family), translated as MKGLIKIAGVLGLFLIVKFFVFISFSIGSDFFVDKDTVDQVVFNSKLIGYSTFISSIITLLVLYFWKPIRGIVDKWQKLSPFYLTLCLILGFLGAALNSFILSFFVDSQQEMMEQSKVLLHSGIIGLFSIAILVPILEEIVFRRILIEILIKEVNPAIAIVISALVFGVLHGQPVQMLGATLLGLLFGWIYYQSKSILPSILIHIINNASFLMVLNYTEGSLEETVDDSYWSVQHPYGWIVFLVTLIVFSVVARVVYQKSRSRS; from the coding sequence ATGAAAGGATTAATAAAGATAGCAGGAGTGTTGGGCTTGTTCTTAATAGTCAAGTTTTTTGTGTTCATCTCGTTTTCTATAGGCTCTGACTTCTTTGTAGATAAAGATACTGTCGATCAAGTTGTATTTAATAGTAAATTGATAGGTTACTCTACATTTATAAGCTCCATTATAACTTTATTAGTCTTGTATTTTTGGAAACCAATCCGTGGCATTGTCGATAAGTGGCAAAAGCTATCTCCCTTTTATCTTACTCTTTGCTTAATTTTAGGTTTCCTTGGGGCCGCCCTCAATAGTTTTATTCTATCTTTTTTTGTTGATTCTCAGCAAGAGATGATGGAGCAGAGTAAGGTGTTATTACATTCGGGAATCATCGGTTTATTTAGCATTGCTATTTTAGTACCTATTTTAGAAGAAATTGTTTTTCGTAGAATACTTATTGAGATACTGATTAAGGAGGTAAATCCTGCAATCGCTATTGTTATTTCTGCATTAGTTTTTGGTGTTTTACATGGTCAGCCAGTTCAGATGCTTGGAGCTACTCTGCTAGGTTTATTATTTGGCTGGATTTATTATCAATCCAAAAGTATACTCCCATCTATTTTAATACATATTATTAATAATGCTTCATTTCTGATGGTATTGAACTATACTGAAGGTTCGTTAGAGGAAACTGTCGATGATAGCTATTGGAGTGTACAACATCCGTACGGCTGGATAGTCTTTTTAGTGACTCTAATTGTCTTTTCTGTAGTGGCTAGGGTTGTCTATCAGAAGTCACGGAGTCGGTCGTAA
- a CDS encoding Xaa-Pro aminopeptidase (COGs: COG0006 Xaa-Pro aminopeptidase~InterPro IPR000994~KEGG: bth:BT_2522 Xaa-Pro aminopeptidase~PFAM: Peptidase M24, structural domain~PRIAM: Xaa-Pro aminopeptidase~SPTR: Xaa-Pro dipeptidase;~IMG reference gene:2504106144~PFAM: Metallopeptidase family M24) translates to MHIAAMKMLRPGMKEYEVVAEMEAVAARNNYELSFATIATINGQTLHNHYHGNTAKSGQLFLIDAGCETEMGYAGDMSSTVPVDKTFTARQKAVYDIQNRMHLESVKALKPGVSYESVYDLSASVMVDGLKDLGLMKGNTEDAVREGAHAMFYPHGLGHMMGLDVHDMENFGEELVGYAGGKKSTQFGRKSLRLARELEPGFVFTIEPGIYFIPDLIDLWRGQNKFVDFINYDVLETYKDFGGIRNEEDYVITKDGARRMGSLYVPLTTEEVEAIR, encoded by the coding sequence ATGCATATAGCCGCAATGAAAATGTTGCGTCCAGGCATGAAAGAATATGAAGTAGTAGCCGAAATGGAAGCTGTAGCGGCAAGAAATAATTATGAATTATCTTTTGCTACAATAGCCACTATTAATGGGCAAACTCTGCACAATCATTATCATGGGAATACTGCTAAGTCGGGTCAATTATTCTTAATTGATGCTGGGTGTGAAACTGAAATGGGTTATGCGGGTGATATGTCATCAACAGTTCCAGTAGATAAGACATTTACAGCACGTCAGAAAGCTGTTTATGATATTCAGAATAGAATGCATCTTGAATCTGTTAAGGCTTTAAAACCTGGTGTGAGCTATGAATCTGTTTATGACCTTTCTGCTAGTGTTATGGTAGATGGCCTGAAAGATTTAGGTTTGATGAAGGGGAATACAGAAGATGCTGTACGAGAAGGTGCGCATGCAATGTTCTATCCCCACGGTTTAGGCCATATGATGGGCCTTGATGTGCATGATATGGAGAATTTTGGAGAAGAATTAGTAGGTTATGCTGGAGGAAAAAAAAGTACTCAGTTTGGACGTAAATCTCTCCGATTAGCTCGTGAACTAGAACCTGGTTTTGTGTTTACTATTGAACCTGGTATTTATTTCATTCCTGATTTAATTGATCTTTGGAGAGGACAAAATAAGTTTGTAGATTTTATTAATTATGATGTCCTTGAAACATATAAAGATTTTGGAGGTATCCGTAATGAAGAAGATTATGTGATTACTAAAGATGGTGCACGTCGAATGGGATCATTATATGTTCCACTAACTACGGAAGAAGTTGAAGCAATTCGCTAA